Within the Actinomycetota bacterium genome, the region GGAATCCGCCGTGAACCCGCCGCCCGGCCGACGCGGGATCGGCCGATCGGTTGACCCGGACCGGCGAGGCCGGGCGGTACGCTCCCGGGCATGGACGGCGGACCGGTGCTCTGGTGCAAGGACCTGCGCAAGCGCTTCAAGGAGCGCCTGGCCGTCGACGGCGTCGGGTTCGAGGTCGCCCCGGGGGAGACCTACGGGCTGCTCGGCCCCAACGGCGCCGGCAAGACCACCACCATCTCGATGATCTGCGGGCTGCTGCGGCGCGACGGCGGCGAGGTCACCGTGGCCGGGGCGTCCCTGGACCGCGACCCCGGCCTGGTCAAGGCGGCCATCGGCTACGTGCCCCAGGATGTCGCCCTCTACCCCGACCTGAGCGGGCTCGAGAACCTCCGCTTCTGGGGGCGGATGTACGGGCTGACCGGCCGGGAGCTGAACGAGCGGGTCGACGCCACCCTGGAGGTCGTCGGGCTGGCCGAGCGCTCCGGCGACCGGGTGGCCGACTACTCGGGCGGCATGCAGCGGCGGCTCAACATCGCCGCCGGCCTGCTGCACCGGCCCCGGCTGCTGGTGCTGGACGAGCCGACGGCCGGGGTCGACCCGCAGAGCCGCAACGCCATCCTCGGCAACGTCGAGGCGCTCGGCGGCGAGGGCGTGGCCGTGCTCTACACCACCCACTACATGGAGGAGGCCGAGCGGCTCTGCGACCGGGTCGGGATCATCGACCAGGGCCGCCTGGTCGCCGAGGGCACCCGCCGCGAGCTGGTGGCGACCGTGGGGGAGCGCGACCGCATCGAGCTGGCCGCCAGCGGCGACCTGGCCGGGCTGGCCGGCGCGGCCGCCCGGCTGGACGGGGTTGACGAGGCCGGCGTCGTCGCCGGCGGCGTCCACCTGGTCGCCCGGGACGGCCGACGGCTGCTGCCGCGGCTGCTGGAGGCGGCCGAGCACGCCGGGGCCGAGGTCACCAGCGTCGAGCTGGTCGAGCCCGACCTGGAGGCCGTGTTCCTCCACCTGACCGGCAAGGCGCTGCGGGACTGACATGCTGCGGACCGCCCTGCTCGTCGCCGGCAAGGACCTGCGCCAGCGGCTGCGCGACCGCTCGGCCCTGGTGATCGCCTTCATCGCCCCGTTCGTGCTCGCCTCCATCATCGGGCTGGCCTTCGGGGGCGACTTCGCCTTCCGGGCCACCTACGCCGTGGCCGACGCCGACCGGGGCCCGGTGGCCACCGGGTTCACCGACGGCGTGCTGGCCAGCGAGGGCCTGCGCGACCTGGTCACCGTGCGCCGGGTCGAGCCGGGCGAGGCCCGGGCCCTGGTCGACCGGGGCGAGGTCGACGCCGCCTTCCTGCTCCCGGCCGGGCTGTCGGCCGCCGTGCAGGCGGGCCGGCCGGCCACCCTGACCGTGGTCTCCTCCGGCGAGAACCCGATCGCCGGCCAGGTCGCCCGCTCCCTGGCCGAGGCCTACACGGCCGAGCTGGCCGCCACCGGCCTGGCCGTGGCCACCGCCCTCGACGCCGCCGGCCAGCCGCCCACCGAAGCCGGGGCGCGCCGGCTGGGGGAGCGGGCCGCCGCCACCCGGCTGCCCGCGCAGCTGGTCGAGGGCCAGGTGGGCGGCCGGACCATCGAGGCGGCCAACTACTTCGGCCCCTCCATGGCCATCTTCTTCCTGTTCTTCACCGTCTCGTTCGGGGCCCGCAGCGTCCTCGCCGAGCGCCGCCAGGGGACCATGCGCCGGCTGCTGGCCAGCGCCGCCCCGCCCGGCGGGGTGCTGGCCGGCAAGGCCCTGGCCGCGTTCACCCTCGGCACGGCCAGCATGCTGGTGATGTGGCTGGCGACCACGGTCGTGTTCGGGGCCGACTGGGGCGACCCGGTGGCCGTGGTCGCCCTCACCGTCTCCAGCGTGCTCAGCGCCATCGGCATCACCGCCCTGGTCATCACCCTGGCCAAGACCGACGAGCAGGCCGAGGGCTACAGCTCGCTGGTGGTGTTCACCCTGGCCCTGCTCGGCGGCAACTTCATCTACCTGGCCCAGCTCCCCGAGCTGCTGCAGCGGGCCGCCCTGCTCACCCCCAACGGCTGGGCCCTGCGCGGCTTCGTCGACCTGGTCGCCGACGGCGGCGGTCTGGCCACGGTGGCCCTGCCGGTCGCCGTCACCCTGTCCGTCGGCCTGGTCACCGGCGCCCTGGCCCTGTACCGGGCGCGGCGCATGGTGATGGCGTGAAGGCCCTGGTGATGGCCGGCTCGGGCCTGCGCCGTCTGGCCAGGGACCGGCTTGCCCTGTTCTTCCTGGTGCTGCTGCCGGTGGTCATCATCCTGATCGTCGGGCTGGCCTTCGGCGACGCCGGGTCCGAGCGGCTGCCGGTCGGGGTGGCCGAGGAGGGCGCCGGCCGGCTGGGGAGCGAGCTCCGGGCCGAGCTGGAGGCCTCCCCGGCCCTGGACGCCCGCGCCTACGACGACGCCGGCGCCCTCGGCAAGGCGGTGCGCCGGGGGGTCGTGGCCGCCGGGGTGGTCGTGCCCGCCGGCTACGACGAGGCCCTGCGGGCCGGCCGCCGGGCCGACGTCACCTTCGTGACCGACCAGACCCGGCCGGCCCCGGCCCCGGCCCGTTCGGCGGTGGCGGCCGTCGTGGCCAGGCAGGCGGCGGAGGTCAAGGCGGCCCGCCTGGCCGCCGAGACGGCCCGCGTCCCCTTCGACACCGCCCTGGCCCGGGCGCGGGCCCTGGCCGCCACCCAGCCCCAGGTCCGGGTCGAGGCGACCACCGTCGGCGGCCGCGAGGACGCGCTCCCGACCGGGTTCAACTACACCGCCCCGGCCAACCTGGTCCTGTTCGTGTTCATCACCTCGATGGCCGGGGCGGCCAGCCTGATCGAGGCCCGCCGCCTCGGCGTGACCCGCCGCCTGCTGGCCACCCCGACCACGGCCGCCACCATCCTGTTCGGCGAGGCCCTCGGCCGCTTCGCCGTCGCCCTGCTCCAGGGCCTGATCATCTTCCTGGTCGGCTGGCTGGTGTTCGGGGTCGACTGGGGCGACCCCCCGGCCGCCCTCCTCCTGCTGGTCACCTTCGCCCTGGTCGCCACCGGCGTCGGCCTGCTCCTCGGCGCGGTCCTGGGCAACGCCGAGCAGGCCACCTCGATCGGCCCCCCGGTCGGCATCGCCCTCGGCATGCTCGGCGGCTGCATGTGGCCCCTGGCCATCGTCCCCGCCCCCATGCGCGCCGTCGGCCACCTGTTCCCCCAGGCCTGGGCCATGGACGGCTTCATCGCCCTGATCGCCAGGAACGCCGGCCTGGCCGGCATCACCCGCCAGCTCGCCGTCCTGGCCGCCTTCGCGGCCGTCCTCCTCGCCCTGGCCACCTGGCGCCTGCGCAAGACCCTGGTCGGCTGAGCGGATCGGGTGGAACCTTTCCGGGTCGCCCGGAGTGCGTACGGCGAAGCCCG harbors:
- a CDS encoding ABC transporter permease produces the protein MLRTALLVAGKDLRQRLRDRSALVIAFIAPFVLASIIGLAFGGDFAFRATYAVADADRGPVATGFTDGVLASEGLRDLVTVRRVEPGEARALVDRGEVDAAFLLPAGLSAAVQAGRPATLTVVSSGENPIAGQVARSLAEAYTAELAATGLAVATALDAAGQPPTEAGARRLGERAAATRLPAQLVEGQVGGRTIEAANYFGPSMAIFFLFFTVSFGARSVLAERRQGTMRRLLASAAPPGGVLAGKALAAFTLGTASMLVMWLATTVVFGADWGDPVAVVALTVSSVLSAIGITALVITLAKTDEQAEGYSSLVVFTLALLGGNFIYLAQLPELLQRAALLTPNGWALRGFVDLVADGGGLATVALPVAVTLSVGLVTGALALYRARRMVMA
- a CDS encoding ABC transporter ATP-binding protein, encoding MDGGPVLWCKDLRKRFKERLAVDGVGFEVAPGETYGLLGPNGAGKTTTISMICGLLRRDGGEVTVAGASLDRDPGLVKAAIGYVPQDVALYPDLSGLENLRFWGRMYGLTGRELNERVDATLEVVGLAERSGDRVADYSGGMQRRLNIAAGLLHRPRLLVLDEPTAGVDPQSRNAILGNVEALGGEGVAVLYTTHYMEEAERLCDRVGIIDQGRLVAEGTRRELVATVGERDRIELAASGDLAGLAGAAARLDGVDEAGVVAGGVHLVARDGRRLLPRLLEAAEHAGAEVTSVELVEPDLEAVFLHLTGKALRD
- a CDS encoding ABC transporter permease, translating into MKALVMAGSGLRRLARDRLALFFLVLLPVVIILIVGLAFGDAGSERLPVGVAEEGAGRLGSELRAELEASPALDARAYDDAGALGKAVRRGVVAAGVVVPAGYDEALRAGRRADVTFVTDQTRPAPAPARSAVAAVVARQAAEVKAARLAAETARVPFDTALARARALAATQPQVRVEATTVGGREDALPTGFNYTAPANLVLFVFITSMAGAASLIEARRLGVTRRLLATPTTAATILFGEALGRFAVALLQGLIIFLVGWLVFGVDWGDPPAALLLLVTFALVATGVGLLLGAVLGNAEQATSIGPPVGIALGMLGGCMWPLAIVPAPMRAVGHLFPQAWAMDGFIALIARNAGLAGITRQLAVLAAFAAVLLALATWRLRKTLVG